The following are encoded in a window of Actinomyces oris genomic DNA:
- a CDS encoding sialidase family protein translates to MLFDLTASDTSPLSLSEENVAALAACGRGTILLDVAARADATLIAFTGTNGRITLSLRAGRLDGEQVLGAVGRPEGSSGAGSESGIQHRVLDAEDALGLDDGRPHTIAVTVNETGTHLYADGYECFSTTLTAFLAQIGLTDVRIDPDGIAAVTRLAAWDEPLSDRAVMAQSLPATPLVQFAASELSARDARRTGALATGSIRALLRTRGRGQGGTIIAASGQGGTLHLDIDAGGLSYRVLPSEDSPETEPLIEARAPGHWDDGTWHDVVVTSGRGAVEIHVDGYQVALVPGGAFLADIAPVTRVVVGADLDGRRLFGEAQTAMIYDAALTDAQVKRLAAAAPLPTRALFDTGYHGARSYRIPSLLTLDSGVILAGADQRVSIPNDAPNDINLVMRRSLDGGATWEEMRTLLSLPGTGALGASLIDSVLVQDRSTGRVICLVDQFPGGIGQPNAAVGTGFDEQGHRVLHNRAGELFAVEPDGSVVTEAGEATDYRIVLSGDDAAGVRAGDVLLGGRAAGSIYLAHEQAPEDCLFQHRGSHLLMITSDDDGATWSEPIDITAQVKADWMCFLGTGPGNAIQLTAPEHAGRILAPVYYSHEAGGTAYLSCAAIYSDDGGTTWTLSASPNDGREVMGAVVHSRDLADERASLYESVLVEGTDGAVHVWARNQHPSGRVAHAVSHDGGVTWGEVDYDEQLSEIFSQPNAIAITGLEGAAAVGDGDGVKGAVGRGIVFANASRMLPFRGCGVLRLSYDDGATWPHNRVINPRHYVYQCMAQLPSGDIALLWEREWQGLFLTTVPLAWLTSSHSTIS, encoded by the coding sequence ATGCTCTTCGATCTCACCGCATCCGACACCTCCCCCCTGAGCCTCAGCGAGGAAAATGTCGCTGCCCTGGCCGCCTGCGGGCGCGGCACGATCCTTCTCGATGTCGCCGCCCGCGCCGACGCCACCCTCATTGCGTTCACCGGTACCAACGGACGGATCACGCTGTCGCTTCGCGCCGGCCGCCTCGACGGCGAGCAGGTCCTCGGCGCAGTCGGCCGTCCGGAGGGGTCCTCCGGAGCCGGGAGTGAGAGCGGCATTCAGCACCGTGTCCTCGACGCCGAGGACGCCCTGGGCCTGGACGACGGCCGCCCCCACACCATCGCCGTCACCGTCAACGAGACCGGCACCCACCTCTACGCCGACGGCTACGAGTGCTTCTCCACGACGCTGACCGCCTTCCTCGCCCAGATCGGGTTGACCGACGTGCGCATCGACCCCGACGGGATCGCCGCGGTCACCCGCCTGGCCGCCTGGGACGAGCCGCTCAGCGACCGCGCCGTCATGGCCCAGTCCCTGCCCGCCACCCCACTGGTCCAGTTCGCGGCCAGTGAGCTCTCCGCCCGTGACGCCCGCCGTACCGGAGCCCTGGCCACCGGCTCCATCCGGGCGCTGCTGCGCACCCGCGGCCGCGGCCAGGGAGGCACCATCATCGCCGCGAGCGGCCAGGGCGGCACCCTGCACCTCGACATCGACGCGGGAGGTCTGAGCTACCGGGTCCTGCCCAGTGAGGACTCACCCGAGACCGAGCCCCTCATCGAGGCGCGAGCCCCGGGCCACTGGGACGACGGGACCTGGCACGACGTCGTGGTCACCTCTGGGCGCGGCGCGGTGGAGATCCATGTCGACGGCTACCAGGTGGCCCTCGTCCCCGGCGGTGCCTTCCTGGCCGACATCGCGCCGGTGACGCGTGTCGTCGTGGGCGCCGACCTGGACGGCAGGCGCCTCTTCGGTGAGGCGCAGACCGCCATGATCTACGACGCCGCCCTCACCGACGCCCAGGTCAAGCGCCTGGCCGCTGCCGCCCCGCTGCCCACGCGCGCCCTGTTCGACACCGGCTACCACGGCGCCCGGTCCTACCGGATCCCCTCCCTGCTCACCCTGGACAGCGGCGTCATCCTGGCCGGCGCCGACCAACGCGTCTCCATCCCCAACGACGCCCCCAATGACATCAACCTCGTCATGCGTCGCAGCCTCGACGGTGGGGCCACCTGGGAGGAGATGCGCACCCTGCTCAGCCTCCCGGGCACCGGGGCGCTGGGCGCCAGCCTCATCGACTCCGTCCTGGTCCAGGACCGCTCCACCGGACGCGTCATCTGCCTGGTCGACCAGTTCCCCGGCGGCATCGGCCAGCCCAACGCGGCCGTCGGCACCGGCTTCGATGAGCAGGGGCATCGCGTGCTCCACAACCGCGCCGGCGAGCTTTTCGCCGTCGAGCCCGACGGCAGCGTCGTCACGGAGGCCGGCGAGGCCACCGACTACCGCATCGTCCTCAGCGGCGATGACGCCGCAGGGGTGCGCGCCGGCGACGTGCTCCTGGGCGGCCGGGCGGCCGGCAGCATCTACCTCGCCCACGAGCAGGCCCCCGAGGACTGCCTCTTCCAGCACCGCGGCTCCCACCTGCTCATGATCACCTCCGACGACGACGGCGCCACCTGGTCCGAGCCGATCGACATCACCGCCCAGGTCAAGGCCGACTGGATGTGCTTCCTGGGAACCGGCCCCGGCAACGCCATCCAGCTGACCGCACCGGAGCACGCCGGACGCATCCTCGCACCCGTCTACTACAGCCACGAGGCCGGCGGCACCGCCTACCTGTCCTGCGCCGCCATCTACTCCGACGACGGCGGGACCACCTGGACCCTGAGCGCCTCACCCAATGACGGACGCGAGGTGATGGGCGCCGTCGTCCACTCCCGGGACCTCGCCGACGAGCGGGCCAGCCTGTACGAGTCCGTCCTCGTCGAAGGAACCGACGGCGCCGTGCACGTGTGGGCTCGCAACCAGCACCCCTCGGGCAGAGTCGCCCACGCCGTCTCCCACGACGGGGGCGTCACCTGGGGGGAGGTCGACTACGACGAGCAGCTCTCCGAGATCTTCTCCCAGCCCAACGCCATCGCCATCACTGGCCTGGAGGGCGCAGCGGCCGTGGGGGACGGCGACGGCGTCAAGGGTGCGGTCGGCCGGGGGATCGTCTTTGCCAACGCCTCCCGGATGCTGCCCTTCCGCGGCTGCGGCGTCCTGCGCCTGAGCTACGACGACGGCGCCACCTGGCCCCACAACCGGGTCATCAACCCGCGCCACTACGTCTACCAGTGCATGGCCCAGCTGCCCAGCGGCGACATCGCCCTACTGTGGGAGCGCGAGTGGCAGGGGCTGTTCCTGACCACTGTGCCGCTGGCCTGGCTGACGAGCTCGCACTCGACCATCAGCTGA
- a CDS encoding beta-galactosidase, with product MTSPSPSASTPRPAPHELLGLTSPAYGGDYNPEQWDEATFAEDLELMAEAGVNLVSLGIFSWARLEPREGVYELDWLVEIVDRLHEAGIAVDLATATASPPAWMATDHPESLPMNADGVRLGLGSRQQYCPSSTVYRKRSAALAAVLAERLGDHPGVVMWHIGNEYGCHTAECFCPACARAFRAWLADRYGDVERLNAAWGTDFWSQRYTSLEQVAPPAAMPTFPNPAQILDWRRFSDHQLRSLMEAEARILRERSTRPVTTNFMGDFPATDYWRWAEALDIISDDSYPDPADPAAAHEVAWAGDLMRGLAGGRPWILMEQAPSAVQWRRRNSPKRPGQLLLWSLARVAHGADGVLQFQWRQSRRGAETFHSGMVPHAGRDSRTWEEVVATGQALARLGAVLGEPVRAEAALVVDWESQWALSAAIGPVEVGERFEAARAWHRSLWEAGIATDIVPVGRSLEGYRLIIVPAVFIDRPELAERLERAVAAGAQVVVAGPTGVVDANAGAVLGGYLGSLRPLLGVRVTDHAALTGQVQQPDPRGELVNRLSRAVGTPAAETWTGLEAVSEPLRRVLDRTGTPAPDLRAGGWAEELRIDEVLEGAAENTRAGQGRQSVEVVAVFDGRGGGADLTGRPAITRRSMSGAGAGWYVAADLDALSRAALLTLVCAHARLRPVVADLPDGVEAQRRGDVLFLLNHSDRAAEVAGVVGADLLSGQSCTGHVIVPPRSALVVHHPPNTQASSSSTTLT from the coding sequence ATGACGAGTCCCTCGCCCTCAGCCTCCACACCCCGCCCCGCCCCGCACGAGCTGCTGGGACTGACCAGCCCCGCCTACGGCGGCGACTACAACCCCGAGCAGTGGGATGAGGCCACCTTCGCCGAGGACCTCGAGCTCATGGCCGAGGCCGGCGTCAACCTGGTCTCCCTCGGCATCTTCTCTTGGGCGCGCCTCGAGCCGCGCGAGGGCGTCTACGAGCTCGACTGGCTGGTGGAGATCGTCGACCGTCTCCACGAGGCGGGCATCGCCGTCGACCTGGCCACCGCCACCGCCTCCCCGCCCGCCTGGATGGCCACCGACCACCCCGAGTCCCTGCCGATGAACGCCGACGGCGTGCGCCTGGGCCTGGGCTCACGCCAGCAGTACTGCCCCAGCTCCACCGTCTACCGGAAGCGCTCCGCCGCCCTGGCCGCGGTGCTGGCCGAGCGCCTGGGCGACCACCCGGGCGTCGTCATGTGGCACATCGGCAACGAGTACGGCTGCCACACCGCCGAGTGCTTCTGCCCCGCCTGCGCCCGGGCCTTCCGGGCCTGGCTGGCTGACCGCTACGGCGACGTCGAGCGCCTCAACGCCGCCTGGGGCACCGACTTCTGGTCCCAGCGCTATACGAGCCTGGAGCAGGTCGCCCCGCCCGCCGCCATGCCCACCTTCCCCAACCCCGCCCAGATACTGGACTGGAGGCGCTTCAGCGACCACCAGCTGCGCAGCCTCATGGAGGCCGAGGCCCGCATCCTGCGGGAGCGCTCGACGCGGCCGGTGACCACCAACTTCATGGGCGACTTCCCGGCCACCGACTACTGGCGCTGGGCCGAGGCCCTCGACATCATCTCCGACGACTCCTACCCCGACCCCGCCGACCCGGCCGCCGCCCACGAGGTCGCCTGGGCCGGTGACCTCATGCGGGGCCTGGCCGGAGGGCGCCCCTGGATCCTCATGGAGCAGGCGCCCAGCGCCGTCCAGTGGCGCAGGCGCAACTCGCCCAAGCGCCCCGGCCAGCTCCTCCTGTGGTCCCTGGCTCGCGTGGCCCACGGCGCCGACGGTGTCCTGCAGTTCCAGTGGCGCCAGTCCCGCCGGGGCGCCGAGACCTTCCACTCCGGCATGGTCCCCCACGCCGGGCGAGACAGCCGCACCTGGGAGGAGGTCGTGGCCACCGGGCAGGCGCTCGCACGCCTCGGGGCGGTCCTGGGGGAACCGGTGCGGGCTGAGGCGGCCCTCGTCGTGGACTGGGAGAGCCAGTGGGCACTGAGCGCGGCCATCGGCCCGGTCGAGGTCGGTGAGCGCTTCGAGGCGGCCCGCGCCTGGCACCGCAGCCTGTGGGAGGCCGGGATCGCCACCGACATCGTCCCGGTGGGCCGGAGCCTGGAGGGCTATCGCCTCATCATCGTTCCCGCCGTGTTCATCGACCGCCCCGAGCTCGCCGAGCGCCTGGAGCGGGCGGTCGCCGCAGGCGCCCAGGTCGTCGTGGCCGGTCCCACCGGGGTCGTCGACGCCAACGCGGGAGCCGTCCTGGGCGGCTACCTGGGATCCCTACGGCCGCTGCTCGGGGTGCGGGTCACCGATCACGCCGCCCTGACCGGTCAGGTCCAGCAGCCCGATCCCCGAGGCGAGCTCGTCAACCGCCTCAGCCGCGCCGTCGGGACTCCCGCCGCCGAGACCTGGACGGGACTGGAGGCCGTCAGCGAGCCCCTGCGTCGAGTCCTGGACCGGACGGGAACGCCCGCCCCCGATCTGCGCGCCGGCGGCTGGGCCGAGGAGCTCCGTATCGACGAGGTGCTCGAGGGGGCGGCTGAGAACACCCGGGCGGGGCAGGGCCGGCAGTCGGTCGAGGTCGTTGCGGTCTTCGACGGCCGCGGCGGGGGAGCGGATCTGACCGGGAGGCCCGCCATCACCCGGCGGTCTATGAGCGGGGCAGGAGCGGGGTGGTACGTGGCCGCCGACCTCGACGCCCTCAGCCGAGCCGCCCTGTTGACACTGGTGTGCGCGCACGCCCGGCTGCGACCCGTGGTCGCCGACCTGCCTGACGGCGTTGAGGCCCAGCGGCGCGGGGACGTCCTCTTCCTGCTCAACCACTCCGACCGGGCTGCCGAGGTGGCCGGAGTCGTGGGCGCCGACCTGCTGAGCGGCCAGTCCTGCACCGGCCACGTGATCGTGCCCCCGCGCTCAGCGCTCGTGGTGCACCACCCGCCGAATACCCAGGCCTCCTCTTCGAGCACAACCCTGACGTGA
- a CDS encoding DUF4862 family protein, translating into MSATSENRTDTPAQSRTVPFVVGAYPMLPPDDEDRSGAAALYAALADLGWVDGIELPFREALDAPEPWLAKQLAGRFDQCVITAIPGTMGRAGANPVFGLASPDDDGRAQALAYTRSLLEAVDRLHEAAGAQLVTRVELHSAPHHQATPEAFHASLSELSEDFASRGLGMIVEHCDAEGGVGPSEKAFLTLAQEIDACRDTAALITVNWGRSVIETHDPSTPESHVRELVEAGVLGGVMISGAGPEETQWAWAWADAHLPLAEHEPTSWLTAERVAATMRAADGVQVYEGLKINTPASASLEDKLAWVSRVRETMLSA; encoded by the coding sequence ATGTCCGCCACCTCAGAGAATCGGACTGACACACCTGCCCAGTCCCGCACCGTGCCCTTCGTCGTCGGTGCCTACCCCATGCTTCCGCCCGACGACGAGGACCGCAGCGGTGCCGCCGCCCTGTACGCCGCACTGGCCGACCTCGGCTGGGTCGACGGCATCGAGCTGCCCTTCCGGGAGGCCCTGGACGCCCCGGAGCCATGGCTGGCCAAGCAGCTGGCCGGACGCTTCGACCAGTGCGTCATCACGGCGATCCCGGGCACCATGGGGCGCGCCGGGGCCAACCCCGTCTTCGGCCTGGCCTCCCCCGACGATGACGGACGCGCTCAGGCACTGGCCTACACCCGCTCCCTGCTGGAGGCCGTCGACCGCCTGCACGAGGCGGCCGGCGCGCAGCTCGTCACCCGGGTGGAACTGCACTCGGCGCCGCACCACCAGGCCACCCCCGAGGCCTTCCACGCCTCCTTGAGTGAGCTGAGCGAGGACTTCGCCTCCCGCGGCCTGGGGATGATCGTGGAGCACTGCGATGCCGAGGGCGGCGTGGGCCCCTCGGAAAAGGCCTTCCTGACGCTGGCCCAGGAGATCGACGCCTGCCGGGACACCGCGGCACTCATCACCGTCAACTGGGGGCGCTCCGTCATCGAGACCCATGACCCGTCCACCCCGGAGAGCCACGTGCGCGAGCTCGTGGAGGCGGGAGTGCTGGGCGGCGTCATGATCTCGGGCGCCGGACCGGAGGAGACGCAGTGGGCCTGGGCGTGGGCCGACGCGCACCTGCCGCTGGCCGAGCACGAGCCGACCAGCTGGCTCACTGCGGAGAGGGTAGCTGCCACGATGCGGGCCGCCGACGGCGTCCAGGTCTACGAGGGCCTCAAGATCAACACTCCGGCGAGCGCCTCCCTGGAGGACAAGCTCGCCTGGGTCAGCCGTGTCCGCGAGACCATGCTCAGTGCCTGA
- a CDS encoding DNA-directed RNA polymerase subunit beta', whose amino-acid sequence MLDANVFDRIQLGLATAEDIRSWSHGEVKKPETINYRTLKPEKDGLFCEKIFGPTRDWECACGKYKRVRYKGIVCERCGVEVTRSKVRRERMAHIKLAAPVTHIWYFKGVPSRLGYLLNLAPKDLEKVIYFAAYMVTEVDEEGRHDDLPSLRNELEVKKKHLEESGQAEVEARQQRLEEDLAQLESEGAEASQRDKLRKTAEREITAMRRRNQRALEHMDKVWDRFVSLKVGDLEGDEVLYRDMVADYGIYFKGSMGAEAIQARLRSFDLEAEASALAEIVENGTGQRKTRAIKRLKVVNAFRMTGTAPESMVLDNIPVIPPDLRPMVQLDGGRFATSDLNDLYRRVINRNNRLKRLMDLGAPTIIVNNEKRMLQDAVDALFDNGRRGRPVTGVGNRPLKSLSDMLKGKQGRFRQNLLGKRVDYSGRSVIVVGPQLKLHQCGLPSQMALELFKPFVMKRLVELKEAQNVKAAKRMVERANPKVWDVLAEVIREHPVLLNRAPTLHRLGIQAFEPQLIEGKAIQLHPLVCGAFNADFDGDQMAVHLPLGAEAQAEARILMLSSNNILKPSDGRPVTMPSQDMIIGTYYLTSDPDPAVEVERDAEGNEIVPAFSSFAEAVMAYDFGKLHVNAACDIRFEEGIAAPEGWQPPEGWSEGDPITLRTSLGRALFNTSLPETFPYVNYIVDKKQLGNIVNALAENYSRVEVAASLDALKANGFYWSTWSGITVAFADVVSPEAKQEILVRYENEAAEIEEQFELGALTEDDRYASLIDIWTKATAEVAEAMRENFPQRNTVYQMVVSGARGNWDQIRQLAGMRGLVADPKQRLIERPIKSNYREGLSVLEYFIATHGARKGLADTALRTADSGYLTRRLVDVSQDVIVREEDCGTRKGLTKRIFSWIDAGDERIKEPSEILGTTVFGTTLARDAIDAEGNLIIEAGADLGDAEIQAAIDAGIEEITVRSVLTCDSNVGTCAACYGRSLATGKRVDIGEAVGIIAAQSIGEPGTQLTMRTFHTGGAAGAADITQGLPRVQELFEARTPKGEAAVAEAAGTLKIEDDADGKRLVITRDDGEEDVIVPVSRRQRLLVNDGDHVEPGQALTEGPVDPKKVLRLRSVAATQRHLVEEVQEVYRSQGVDIHSKHIEVIVRQMLRRVTVLDSGDTRLLQGDLVDVMHYRAENRRVMAEGGKTATGRTELMGITKASLATDSWLSAASFQETTRVLTEAAMNGKSDPLLGLKENVILGKLIPAGTGLARYSDIEVEPTEEVKAEVFSRVDLGDGVFGESVALDDFHFGGDLRADFSDDFRTGFSSSEDVEF is encoded by the coding sequence GTGCTCGACGCCAACGTGTTCGACAGGATCCAGCTCGGCCTCGCCACCGCGGAGGACATTCGCTCGTGGTCCCACGGCGAGGTCAAGAAGCCCGAGACCATCAACTACCGCACCCTCAAGCCCGAGAAGGACGGCCTCTTCTGCGAGAAGATCTTCGGCCCCACCCGGGACTGGGAGTGCGCCTGCGGCAAGTACAAGCGCGTGCGCTACAAGGGGATCGTCTGCGAGCGCTGCGGAGTCGAGGTCACTCGCTCCAAGGTGCGTCGCGAGCGCATGGCCCACATCAAGCTCGCCGCGCCGGTCACCCACATCTGGTACTTCAAGGGCGTGCCCTCGCGCCTGGGCTACCTGCTCAACCTCGCGCCCAAGGACCTGGAGAAGGTCATCTACTTCGCGGCCTACATGGTCACCGAGGTGGATGAGGAGGGCCGCCACGACGACCTGCCCTCGCTGCGCAACGAGCTGGAGGTCAAGAAGAAGCACCTCGAGGAGTCCGGCCAGGCCGAGGTCGAGGCGCGCCAGCAGCGCCTCGAGGAGGACCTCGCCCAGCTCGAGTCCGAGGGCGCCGAGGCCTCCCAGCGCGACAAGCTCCGCAAGACCGCCGAGCGTGAGATCACGGCCATGCGCCGCCGCAACCAGCGCGCCCTGGAGCACATGGACAAGGTGTGGGACCGCTTCGTGAGCCTCAAGGTCGGTGACCTGGAGGGTGACGAGGTCCTCTACCGCGACATGGTTGCCGACTACGGCATCTACTTCAAGGGCTCCATGGGTGCCGAGGCCATCCAGGCCCGCCTGCGCAGCTTCGACCTCGAGGCCGAGGCCTCCGCCCTGGCCGAGATCGTCGAGAACGGCACCGGCCAGCGCAAGACCCGCGCCATCAAGCGCCTCAAGGTCGTCAACGCCTTCCGCATGACTGGCACCGCCCCGGAGTCGATGGTCCTGGACAACATCCCGGTCATCCCGCCGGACCTGCGTCCCATGGTCCAGCTCGACGGCGGCCGCTTCGCCACGAGTGACCTCAACGACCTCTACCGCCGCGTCATCAACCGCAACAACCGCCTCAAGCGGCTCATGGACCTGGGCGCCCCGACGATCATCGTCAACAACGAGAAGCGCATGCTTCAGGACGCCGTCGACGCCCTGTTCGACAACGGCCGCCGCGGCCGCCCGGTCACCGGCGTGGGCAACCGTCCGCTGAAGTCCCTGTCCGACATGCTCAAGGGCAAGCAGGGCCGCTTCCGCCAGAACCTCCTGGGCAAGCGCGTGGACTACTCCGGCCGTAGCGTCATCGTCGTCGGCCCCCAGCTCAAGCTCCACCAGTGCGGTCTGCCCAGCCAGATGGCCCTGGAGCTGTTCAAGCCCTTCGTCATGAAGCGGCTCGTGGAGCTCAAGGAGGCCCAGAACGTCAAGGCCGCCAAGCGCATGGTCGAGCGCGCCAACCCCAAGGTCTGGGACGTCCTGGCCGAGGTCATCCGCGAGCACCCCGTGCTGCTCAACCGCGCCCCCACCCTGCACCGCCTGGGCATCCAGGCCTTCGAGCCCCAGCTCATCGAGGGCAAGGCCATCCAGCTGCACCCGCTTGTGTGCGGCGCCTTCAACGCCGACTTCGACGGCGACCAGATGGCCGTCCACCTCCCGCTGGGCGCCGAGGCGCAGGCCGAGGCCCGCATCCTCATGCTGTCCTCGAACAACATCCTCAAGCCCTCCGACGGGCGCCCCGTGACCATGCCCAGTCAGGACATGATTATCGGCACCTACTACCTCACCTCCGACCCCGACCCGGCGGTCGAGGTCGAGCGCGACGCCGAGGGCAACGAGATCGTCCCGGCCTTCTCCTCCTTCGCGGAGGCGGTTATGGCCTACGACTTCGGCAAGCTCCACGTCAACGCCGCCTGCGACATCCGCTTCGAGGAGGGCATCGCCGCTCCCGAGGGCTGGCAGCCGCCCGAGGGCTGGAGCGAGGGCGACCCGATCACCCTGCGCACCTCGCTGGGCCGGGCCCTGTTCAACACCTCGCTGCCCGAGACCTTCCCCTACGTCAACTACATCGTTGACAAGAAGCAGCTGGGCAACATCGTCAACGCCCTGGCGGAGAACTACTCGCGCGTGGAGGTGGCCGCCTCCCTGGACGCCCTCAAGGCCAACGGCTTCTACTGGTCCACCTGGTCCGGTATCACCGTCGCCTTCGCCGACGTCGTCTCCCCGGAGGCCAAGCAGGAGATCCTGGTTCGCTACGAGAACGAGGCCGCTGAGATCGAGGAGCAGTTCGAGCTCGGTGCCCTCACCGAGGACGACCGCTACGCCTCCCTCATCGACATCTGGACCAAGGCCACCGCCGAGGTCGCCGAGGCGATGCGTGAGAACTTCCCGCAGCGCAACACCGTCTACCAGATGGTGGTCTCCGGGGCCCGAGGCAACTGGGACCAGATCCGCCAGCTCGCCGGTATGCGCGGCCTGGTGGCCGACCCCAAGCAGCGCCTCATCGAGCGCCCGATCAAGTCGAACTACCGCGAGGGCCTGAGCGTCCTGGAGTACTTCATCGCCACCCACGGCGCCCGTAAGGGCCTGGCTGACACGGCGCTGCGTACCGCCGACTCCGGCTACCTCACGCGCCGTCTGGTCGACGTCTCCCAGGACGTCATCGTCCGCGAGGAGGACTGCGGCACCCGCAAGGGCCTGACCAAGCGGATCTTCTCCTGGATCGACGCCGGCGACGAGCGCATCAAGGAGCCCTCGGAGATCCTGGGCACCACCGTGTTCGGCACCACCCTGGCGCGCGACGCCATCGACGCCGAGGGCAACCTCATCATCGAGGCCGGCGCCGACCTGGGTGACGCCGAGATCCAGGCCGCCATCGACGCGGGCATCGAGGAGATCACGGTGCGCTCCGTGCTCACCTGCGACTCCAACGTCGGCACCTGCGCCGCCTGCTACGGCCGCTCGCTGGCCACCGGTAAGCGCGTGGACATCGGTGAGGCCGTCGGCATCATCGCCGCCCAGTCCATCGGTGAGCCCGGCACGCAGCTGACCATGCGTACCTTCCACACCGGTGGCGCGGCCGGCGCCGCCGACATCACCCAGGGTCTGCCCCGTGTGCAGGAGCTCTTCGAGGCCCGCACCCCCAAGGGCGAGGCCGCCGTGGCCGAGGCCGCCGGCACCCTCAAGATCGAGGACGACGCCGACGGCAAGCGCCTGGTCATCACCCGCGACGACGGTGAGGAGGACGTCATCGTCCCGGTCTCGCGCCGTCAGCGCCTGCTGGTGAACGACGGGGACCACGTCGAGCCCGGCCAGGCCCTCACCGAGGGTCCGGTCGACCCCAAGAAGGTCCTGCGCCTGCGCTCGGTGGCCGCCACCCAGCGCCACCTCGTCGAGGAGGTCCAGGAGGTCTACCGCTCCCAGGGCGTGGACATCCACTCCAAGCACATCGAGGTCATCGTGCGTCAGATGCTGCGCCGCGTGACCGTGCTGGACTCCGGGGACACCCGCCTCCTCCAGGGCGACCTCGTGGACGTCATGCACTACCGCGCCGAGAACCGCCGGGTCATGGCCGAGGGCGGCAAGACCGCCACTGGCCGTACCGAGCTCATGGGAATCACCAAGGCCTCGCTGGCCACGGACTCCTGGCTGAGCGCCGCCTCCTTCCAGGAGACCACCCGCGTGCTCACCGAGGCCGCCATGAACGGCAAGTCCGACCCGCTGCTGGGCCTCAAGGAGAACGTCATCCTCGGTAAGCTCATCCCCGCCGGTACGGGCCTGGCCCGCTACTCGGACATCGAGGTCGAGCCCACCGAGGAGGTCAAGGCGGAGGTCTTCTCCCGCGTGGACCTGGGAGACGGCGTCTTCGGCGAGTCCGTCGCCCTGGACGACTTCCACTTCGGCGGGGACCTGCGTGCGGACTTCTCCGACGACTTCCGCACCGGCTTCTCCAGCAGCGAGGACGTCGAGTTCTGA